Within Lagopus muta isolate bLagMut1 chromosome 1, bLagMut1 primary, whole genome shotgun sequence, the genomic segment TCTGGTTTTACAAAACATTGTTCCATGTCGAGGTGCTCCAGGATGGGAGCAAACACAGAGGCATACAGGTCTTGCATACCACTGAGCTTCAGAATTACTAAATTAGCTTATTTTTCACAGGTTCAGGTACACCCTTCTTTTTTCTACTTGAAATTTCAAAGTACATAATTTTATGTAGGCGTATTTTCAGGTCATTCTAATCTATACAATCTACCTGCAAAACCCCATTGATGCAAGAAGTGCATGTTTTAACATCCAGCCTTACTGCTAGCATGTGACAGCCTTAGCTTCACCAAGAGTTTAAAGAGGACAAATAAAGACTAAAATACTCTGAGGACTCAACTATTTTATTTGCTTGACCCCAGACTGAAATTAGGCCATGGTAAAACAATCATATTCCACAGCCAGATACGCAAGTCTGATCTTTACTGCGATAAAAGATGACTTACTGGTGCCTAAGTCAGAAAGATTCAGATTCTTGGGTGTGACCAAAAGGCTAAGATGAgcatatttaatcttttttcacAAATTGTTTGAACGCCCCAAGAAATTACACTGAAATTTGAACACTGTAAGAAAGTTAAACATGTTAATTCACATTTTGAAAGTTAAATTTATCCTCACAGATTTTAAGATGCTGCCTATTAGAGACACTTacaggaaaagcattttcatattCCCAGGCTCCCTCTGTGATTGAAAGAGCCATATAAAACCACTCCATACAAAAGCAAATACAACAATTAAACATGCTTAACCTAAATAAGAAGTTCCTAAAACCAAAGGGATTCAATCCAGCACAAAGTGGACCATCCACAAAAACATGCTGCATTAACAGCAGTGATGTAAGCTTTTCCACAAAGTATCTTAATAAATATATACTCTAGTATTAACCTCCTGTTGCTAAGGTACAAATACTGGCTACAAAAGCTAGCCATTAACTGTTAAATCAAACTAAAGAGAAATACTAAATACTCATCAGGTCCTGAAATGACCCACAGATCTTGACAGAATCATACTTCTGGTTGTTTTTACAAAAAACACACTCTTTGGTTCTAAGCTATCTGCTTTCTAGCTGTACTCAATGCCTTTCACAGGTGCACGTCAGTAAAAGCAAGAGAAGACTGAAGTTTAAAAGGTTTGTCTTCTGAACATTACACAACTGATGTGTAATGTATCTGTTTTAgttgtttaaaagcaaactcACTTTTTACGACGACGCCCGTACAACTCACGTCTTAACTCTCGAGAAATGGGCTTCAAATGCATGAAGTTGCAGAAACCTCCTCGTGTACactctctgaaaagaaatgccaAGAAAGTTACAGTTCTCAGCTCTAAAGTGGATCTGTTTGCCCTAAGCCCTTACTAGGCCTCTAGCCATTCACAAGTTCATCACCTCTAATACTAGAAACAGTAAAGAACATTTACAGAAACTGACTTGCTCCTAGATCAAAATCCAAAAGATGTAAAAGTCAAGAAGCTGACTAGATTCTCCAGATTACCGTTGCCTGAAGTGCTTTTTCATCTTACTCTGAATTACACATAAAACCCACACCCAAGCAACCATCTTGTCTGTGCAAACACTTCAAAAGACACTTCCATAGGCAAACAGGAAGTTGCTTTTTACCCCATTTCGTATTGACGGCAACAGGCCTCTCTGAAATCGGTCACAGGTGAAAGCTCAGCATGAATAGGCTGCCCATTAAACCAGCGATTGTTCAGGTCAATCACAGCCTTTTCCGCATCTTCTTCACGGcgaaactaaaagcaaaaatattttttcatgctGTGGAGAAGCAACAGAAGTAGATCAAAGATTCCTGACAAAACAGGTTCATGTTATCTGTGGCTTAGGACTACTAATATAATTACGAACTACTTCAGAGCTCCTAAGACAGACAGTCTCATCagggtaaaaataaataatctacTTTTCACCAATTTGAATTCAGGGCTAATCACAACAGATACTTTTTCACAGCCATATTCTCTTGGtcttttcagttttgcagcTTATAATGTAAGTTATGGGAACGCTGCCTTCTCACTACAACTTTAAACACAGCGTACATCATGTAATACTAATGCTCCAAACGTAACAGAACTTCTTCAAGCGTTTAAGATAAATCAGCATGAGAACTGAAGCCCTTGTTCACTTGCAGAAACTTACATCCTCTTTCAAAAAGaggatgaaaagcatttttttttttccccacagtccCAACATAAATTTTCAGAAGCAACTTGTCTTTCCGATTATTACGGTCTACACAGATACATGCAGTCATACACATATGGCCCCCAAATATTTCCCAGTTCAGgaaaattacagtaaaaatattCACCTGCTCTTGTTCACCATCTTCCTGACACTTTGCATGCACAATGAAATTTCTGCAAGTGGGTAACTGTGTACATATGACTGAAAGCAGGTATCAACAGCTTTTAACAGCTAGACCTAAGCCCTTCAGTTTGGACCTTAAACCAACTAGTACCATTGGTTACAAGATGTTTTGTTTAACTGGGAAGTTAGGAACTAAGTGCATCTGTTGAACATGAGCACCTGCTGCAAATAAACCTCTACTCTTAGTGAAGTTCTTAGAATGCAGCATGACAGGAAGAAAGATCCAGAATTCATACTGGTCAGTTAAGAGACCTTCAGCAGAGACTGTTTATTAACCAGGCAAAAAAGGTTGCATGTGTCTTAATAACCTGACACAGACTTTGAGTATCAGAAACACTTTTCACTGTTTCTAAAGATTTGTTTCAAATTCCATTGCTAGTTCCACTCTTTTTAACTTATAGTAATAAGCTGGAGAGCATTTAGGATCCTGAAGTGCAACCTGCACAGAAGCTACAAGAGTACAGCGCTTTTAAACTTATGAATCTGTCATACTACTTCTATTCATTTCAATTAACAATTCTCTTTTTATCCTACCTTTACGTATACATTTccaactagatgatctccaagGTTATCACAAACATTCATCTCCTCAACTTCACcgtatttttcttccatttctgtgaaGACCTCCTGAACACAAACcggtttaaaaaataaagaaaattaacatgTTGGGACATGCTGAAGTGCAGAACGGATGCACTTAACTATTAGTAACAACTGAAAGAAGACCATTCTTTGAAGTCTTTACATTTCCCATCT encodes:
- the U2AF1 gene encoding splicing factor U2AF 35 kDa subunit isoform X3, whose translation is MQEHYDEFFEEVFTEMEEKYGEVEEMNVCDNLGDHLVGNVYVKFRREEDAEKAVIDLNNRWFNGQPIHAELSPVTDFREACCRQYEMGECTRGGFCNFMHLKPISRELRRELYGRRRKKHRSRSRSRERRSRSRDRGRGGGGGGGGGRERDRRRSRDRERSGRF